Proteins from a genomic interval of Longimicrobiales bacterium:
- a CDS encoding LptF/LptG family permease, translating into MSTLDRYVAREFMRLFLLFALCAPLLFVLGDWTEKIDVYARQDLPLTSVALGYLYQLPLFISWSFPVAALIATVFTVNGMTRHSEMTAAKAGGISFFRALRVLLPLGIVLTAVALLLSEIVPIGTRAKKEVLQEVERMPDVTRHDFVYTGPDGHIYTIRALNIDVPSMTGVTVERAEAGKPVLRISARDARWDSISGWTLHTGVYRSFDENGRESAFSFRSLQMAALTETPEQLMARPKEPEEMRYAELGRFIEMVERSGTKPREMKVDRAQKIAIPMATMVIILFGAPLANSSARGGAAYGIGISLGITVFYMVLFRVTGAAGAAGWMHPDLAAWAPNALFAIAAIWLIARVRT; encoded by the coding sequence ATGAGCACCCTCGATCGCTATGTGGCCCGCGAGTTCATGCGGCTGTTCCTGCTGTTCGCCCTGTGCGCGCCGCTGCTCTTCGTGCTCGGGGACTGGACGGAAAAGATCGATGTCTACGCGCGGCAGGATCTGCCGCTCACGAGCGTGGCACTCGGCTATCTCTATCAGCTGCCGCTGTTCATCTCGTGGTCGTTCCCCGTCGCTGCCCTGATCGCGACGGTATTCACGGTCAACGGGATGACGCGCCACTCCGAGATGACTGCCGCAAAGGCCGGCGGCATCAGCTTCTTCCGCGCCCTCCGCGTACTGCTGCCGCTCGGTATCGTCCTCACCGCCGTCGCGCTGCTGCTCAGTGAGATCGTACCGATCGGTACGCGCGCGAAGAAGGAGGTGCTCCAGGAAGTCGAGCGCATGCCCGATGTCACACGCCACGACTTCGTCTACACGGGCCCGGACGGCCACATCTACACGATCCGCGCGCTCAACATCGATGTGCCGTCCATGACCGGCGTCACCGTGGAGCGCGCCGAGGCCGGCAAGCCGGTGCTCCGCATCTCCGCCCGGGACGCCCGCTGGGACAGCATCTCCGGCTGGACGCTCCACACCGGTGTCTACCGCAGCTTCGACGAGAACGGCCGGGAGAGTGCGTTCAGTTTCCGCTCCCTCCAGATGGCCGCGCTCACGGAGACGCCCGAGCAGCTCATGGCCCGGCCGAAAGAGCCGGAGGAGATGCGCTACGCCGAGCTGGGCCGCTTCATCGAGATGGTCGAGCGCTCCGGCACCAAGCCGCGCGAGATGAAGGTGGACCGCGCGCAGAAGATCGCGATCCCGATGGCGACCATGGTCATCATCCTGTTCGGCGCACCGCTCGCCAACAGCTCCGCACGCGGCGGCGCTGCCTACGGCATCGGCATCTCGCTCGGCATCACCGTGTTCTACATGGTGCTCTTCCGCGTGACCGGAGCCGCCGGCGCCGCAGGCTGGATGCACCCGGACCTCGCGGCGTGGGCGCCGAACGCGCTGTTCGCGATCGCGGCCATATGGCTGATCGCGAGAGTCCGGACCTAG
- the dapF gene encoding diaminopimelate epimerase, which produces MDVRFVKGQALGNDYFVMDAAELPVALTPERAVLLCDRHRGPGSDGVLLADLSADPVHLRIINPDGTNAEKSGNGLRIFGAYMYGRGLAKLNEWFEVRLARDVVSMRVEEELEAGAVLIRVRMGPATFEGAEVGFVPETGEVLEYELSLPGGGSASINTVSLGNPHCVVFVDELRRSDFLERAPQLCTHPSFSAGTNVQFARVIGPRELEAWIWERGANETLASGSSACAVASAAVRRGFVQPGQFVVQMMGGSVEVTVSDSYDVELLGPAQIVYEGRLLEAVAAAW; this is translated from the coding sequence ATGGATGTAAGATTCGTTAAGGGGCAGGCGCTCGGTAACGACTATTTCGTGATGGACGCGGCGGAGCTGCCGGTGGCGCTGACGCCGGAGCGTGCGGTGCTGTTGTGCGACCGGCATCGCGGGCCGGGCTCCGACGGCGTTCTGCTGGCGGACCTGAGTGCGGACCCGGTACACCTCCGCATCATCAATCCGGACGGCACGAATGCCGAGAAAAGCGGCAACGGTCTGCGCATCTTCGGCGCGTACATGTACGGCCGCGGTCTGGCAAAGCTGAACGAGTGGTTCGAGGTGCGGCTGGCGCGGGATGTCGTATCCATGCGTGTCGAGGAGGAGCTGGAGGCCGGTGCCGTGCTGATCCGCGTTCGGATGGGGCCCGCGACGTTCGAGGGTGCGGAAGTCGGGTTCGTGCCGGAGACGGGGGAGGTGCTGGAATACGAGCTGAGCCTGCCCGGCGGCGGCAGTGCGTCGATCAATACCGTCTCGCTGGGCAATCCGCATTGCGTAGTGTTCGTGGATGAGCTCAGGCGCAGTGACTTTCTCGAGCGTGCGCCGCAGCTCTGCACGCACCCGTCGTTCTCTGCGGGAACCAACGTGCAGTTCGCGCGCGTGATCGGTCCGCGGGAGCTGGAAGCGTGGATCTGGGAGCGCGGCGCCAACGAGACGCTGGCGTCGGGCTCGAGCGCGTGCGCGGTCGCGTCCGCCGCGGTACGCCGTGGCTTCGTTCAGCCCGGCCAGTTCGTGGTGCAGATGATGGGCGGCAGCGTCGAGGTCACGGTGTCGGACAGCTACGACGTGGAGCTGCTCGGTCCCGCGCAGATCGTGTACGAGGGCCGGCTGCTCGAGGCCGTCGCGGCGGCGTGGTGA